A region of the Arachis hypogaea cultivar Tifrunner chromosome 15, arahy.Tifrunner.gnm2.J5K5, whole genome shotgun sequence genome:
CCAATTCAAATTATGCATGCAAGGACGTCACTAGTAATTCGAAACAACATGTTTCGAATTATCAAGAACATGTAAATTGAACGAGGTAAATTCGATTTACTTAAGCCTCCACGTATATAAATATAATGTGAACGTGAATTCCTCCCATTGGAGTGAAAcacaatggctagtgaggagaatTTCTTAGTGTTGGTACACTATAGAGGGTTGATTAAGAAAAAAAACACGCTCTAGTATTAAGTTTATTTACTGATAAAGATCCTCTCAGTGtttttctaaaacctaaaatGAGCTTCGTTGAGTTCCTGAATTCTATAATCCAGAAACTGGGGTTGCAAGGCGTGAAACGGGTTGAGAAGTTATTCCATTGCATTTCGATTTCAGTTTTGCGAGAAGATGCGAAATACGATTCATTTGTCATAGGGAATGATGAGGATTTGGAGGTTCTGTTCCATTATCGTCGGCAATTTTCCGATGTCAGGACACCTGAGCTGTTGGTCAAACTTGTAGATGTGGTCTCTAGCTCAGATGGTTCGAACTGGAATCCCCAAACTCCAGAAACAGCAATCTGTTCTAGTTTGAGGTCTGTTGGTGCCTCTTCATCCGTGCCTGTGATTGCACCTCAGGCAATGGTGGTTGTCTTCCCGTCCTTCGCAGCTAATTCAACCGCAGTGGCGATGAAGAAGTTGGTATTATCTATACGGCGCCGGTTTCTTTACATGGTGGAACACCGGATGGTATAAACCATGTATTGCCGGATGATGATGACGCTGATGATGTGGATCTGAACATCGTTGCCAATGATAGCGGTGATGATATAGCAGCAAGTAATCCAGCTGGGGCTGGCGGAGCGTCCACCACAGGGACTCAACAGTATCCCCCACACTTTTCATTTTttgacttggatgccatgagacaAGGAGGGGATTCCTGGCGAACCTGTTGGATTTAGTGCCAGAGATACACAGGGTACCAGAGGTCTATCAGAATTTCAGGTTGGTCAGCAGTTTCAGGACAAATAGGAGGCCATGTTAAGCGTGAAGACCTATAGCATCCGATGCGGGGTACAGTACAAAGTGGTAGAGTCCAATTATCGCAAGTACATTGGAAAGTGTAAGGAATTTGGCaacgggtgcacatggttgattaagATCAATCTTAGCCATCGTAAAGGTATTTGGGAGGTAAAACGATACAATGGACCTTATACTTGTCTGGCCACATCGATCTCAAGCGATCACAGAATTCTTGATTATCATGTGATATCGGCCTTCATACTGCCAATGGTTAGAGCTGATGTAGCCGTGTGTATCAAGGTACTACTCAATACGACAGAGGCACATTTCGGGTTTAGACCGACTTATAGGAGGATTTGGTTGGCTAAGCAGAAGACCGTAGCACATATTTACGGAGATTGGGATGAGTTATACAATGAGTTGCTGCAATGGGTCCTAGGTGTGCAGATGAAGATGCCTGGTAATGTTGTAGTGTTGAGAACGAATCCTGTGCGAGTGGGTGGGCAGGTAAACCAGTCGCAAGCCTATTTTCACTGGCTTGTTTGGACATTCCCACCGTGTATTGAGGCATTCCGGCATTGCAAGCCGTTGGTTAGTATCAACGGGACCCACCTATATGGCAAATACAGGGGTACGTTGCTAGTTGTAATTGCACAAGACAGGAACTCCAACATCCTGCCTATTGCATTTGCACTTGTGGAGGGTGAGAATGCTAAGTCGTGGTCTTTTTTCCTATCCCACATCCGCCAGCACGTGACACCACAGTCGGGTATTCTGGTGATATCAGATCGGCACAATGGTATCAAGGCGACACTTGAATCTCCCGACGGAGGTTGGCTACCACCTGCTTCATACCGTACAATCTGTATTCGACATGCTGCATACCGTGCATTGTATACCTCTTAACAGTGGCCACATCGGCACCATCAGGAAGGTCTCCGAATGTGTCCTAAAATCAACTGCATCTTACTACGAACTTGTCAATGCAGTTCGCAGGAGGCAAAATACTCATCAGCTCCTCAAACCATGCCCAAGCTGGGCGACCACCTTTGATGTATTGCTCAAAATCTGTCAGGAAATCACTGACATAATGTTCATCAATTGGTAGCCCTAACTGGTACGCTACGTCCTGCAGTGAAATCGTGCACTCCccgaacggcatatgaaacgtgtgcgtctccaAACACCATCGCTCAATGAATGCACTAATCAACGGCTCATCCAACCTAAACCAAGTCTCGTTCAGCCTCGCAAGATGGTATACACCgaccatctgcaagtacggaacgatCCTCTCGTTCAGGCGCATACCCTGCTGCCATCGCATACTCGTGATACATCGATGGGGCTGCATAAAAAAATGTAGCAAGTTGTCCCTCAGCTTAGAACGTATTTATATAACACATCAACTAATGCATATCTTAATCCAAATAATACAATTTGTACACAACCAAATAATGTTACGCGTTAAAATGCAAAATAATATCATATATACATCAAACTAGgacctaataaaaaaatattttcttaaaaacagTATAacattaacataaaaatttactTTAATGACTACTAttcatattaacaaaaaaaatcctaatcttAATAAGTTTCACCCCCATTATCCTAAACCACTAATATAACCACTCTATCTAACTTAACAACGGTAAATAATTACTAGcattataagaaataaaaaataaaaatataaaagtaacacATTAAAtcctattttaaaaagaaaagtgtGCACTAACCTCTTCATTGATAACACCAGCTATATGGACGactccatccaaacgataaagCCGGTCCGGGTTATCTCCCATTAGCGGAATATAATGTTGAACACTTTGTTGGAGTTGTAGGGAAAGGATTTTCTCTAGAATTTGGTGGGACAGGGGTTTGAAATTGTAGTTCGAATGAGTTTAATTCGAACTCTATTTATAGGAAAAGCTTTAGTAATTCGAATTACCATGTTCAACAAACTATGGGCACTTCGAATTTGGTTGGACACTTCAAATTTGgttgatttaaattagtgtaaCTCACGTGcaaatgtaattcgaatcaatgtaATTGGATGTAGTAGTACATTCCATGCATGTATAATTCGAATTAGTCAAATTCGATTTGTGTGCATCACTACTAATTCAAATTGGCTTCCTTCGAATTAGTATTAGGTTGTATAATTCGAATGAGACTCATTCGATTTACATAAAAATGTCCTCTTGAACCATTCATGtaatgtttttgttttttgttgatttatataattttttcctCCATTTAGTTAAAATGTGCATTTTGCCCTAGTTCTTATTTCTACAATCcttccataaaaaaaaatatatattttatgtatatttaaACATACATTTAAACACTTCAAGTTATTACAAGAATAATATATCTATAATGTGGTTATGATTTACACTCATAACTAACAGTTTTTTAGgaactaattttcttttttttatttttataaatcagGCACTAATTATGAATAGAAATACACCATTTTcacttcatcaaattcaaaatttaagttaTAAATAGTTGTTGGTGGTGACTTTcattcaatttaaattatttcATTTTGATTTAATAGGTGGAACTATCTTGAGTAGTTCCTATGAATCCAAATATACATCtgcaaaaaagaaaagattgaATAACACAATAATAACTTAATAAGTAAAGCCAACCTAACACATAATATAATATGTGAgatactaaaaatttaaatatgataacatagtaaattcaataaaaatagatATCAGCAGTAATTATATATACATTATACTACCACCAAAAATATTGTAGGACAATGTCAAAGAGATgagttttttattttcgaaattaattctACTAAATGAACAATGAGAGATATTAATAACGTGAATAACCGACTGTATTTTAGTTTCactaaatattcaaaataaaaattatatttaattaatttaaaatttgatttttaaaattaaaattaacttttttttaacttattatttaagttattcaaaaaattatttttctatattttttctttcaaaatacaTTCTAAAATGTATGAATTCACTCCctttaagttaaaaaaaattggacaAAGAATGACAATTTGAGCAAATATTTCACTACAACGAAGAGGTCCCGAAGGACCTTGATTACTTCAATGTCTACAAATGAAATTAAGCTACTAGCATTGACATGTAATAGTGGATGGGAGGATATTTCAATTTCATGCAGGCAGACATTAATGAAGAACTAGATAAAGTTTGTGACAAATTTATTGAAAGAGCAATTCTACTTCTAATTGGTGAAGTATTTGTAAAAGTTAGAAGAGATAACACTCACATAATTccgatatgaaaaaaaaaagattgtataaattttttaaaactcaTCAATATACTCTTTGATTCGTCCGTATTGGGTGGCCTAGTTATAGCAATTCCGATCAAGGTGTCGTCAAAAAAGGGAGAGAGTTATACGTTGGTCAAGACTGAACACCGCGACAGAAATATCTGTAAAAAATACTCCGACGTTCAAGTCAATAAGGAGTTTTAGTGAATATATCAAGCGAATATAAAACTGAGAATAAAACCTGATCCTTAGTCGAGATTGTGTACTCGACTTTATAGATCATGTTTTGTTCGTCAGTTGCAGATAGGTCTGAGATTCTGGGTTAGTTATCATGTTCTGTTTTGGATGATCAGCTTTTTTTTACTACGTCTCTCCATTCGAATACTCGGGTCCGGATTTATTATTTCGTTCCAAGCTTTTCGAGTGATCGAGGTATAGATCATATATCActcttaataaaatttattacatcTGCTAGTATAATAAACCTTGTCACTACCAAAAAATCTGTTagaagaatcatagaaaaccgtCACAtcataaaaatagtaaaaatgactataaaataCATTCCACTTCAACTGTTCATAAGGTCACAAAAATCAACTTCAAGTAAGGAATAAATTGAATAACTCATAAAATTGttaaaatacaattttatatCTAATACTTATAGTGGTTTTTTAATTAgctcaaataaataattttaatattttttatttttcttaattgtaCTTTAAAGTTAAATACAGTATGATGGATTGTTAATTTAGGTACATCTACCTATATGGCCAACCTTCTCTttatttaaaacttattttatttgttctagaAATGAGAATATTAGATTTGTCGATGCTCAAACTATTGaataaatagattttttttccTGCATGTTTTTTTTTAACTCAAATACTGTCACCCATAATTTTAAGAATTGAATCAAATTGGCTGCTTCATCGGATTAACCGAACTGGCTAAAGAATTGATTAAtcagtttaaaataataaaacataaaaaattacttttttctgaaaaaatatattttatacataaatatattagtttattatattcaattcaaccggttgattaaattttaaaatctttaaacttctaattttattatttcaataaaCAATTCAGTTTTTAGAACTTTACTATCATcacctaaaaaatatatatattttttttgtaaattcttACTCTAGTTTCTTCATTTAACTTGTTCACTTCTCTTACGTAAAATTGTGGTTGCTTAAAGTCTTAAACACCATCCCATTTTTATTCTACACAGCATTTAGCAGCAAAGTCAAATACCTGAAGAACAATTCCTGATATAGTGCCTTCCATGCATCCAACAAAGACGATGGATTTCAGGACAAGAATGTTTCTCTTGAACtacaagctaagtacatatatctTTACAAAATTTATAACATGCAATAGTATTTAAATTAGCATTTGTCTaaagactaaaattttttattatgtatgaAGTCTTTGTACAATTCAACAATGTTAGCTTTGCATGTATGTGTTTTTTCTTTTGGGTATGAGAATAAGTAATCGGACGTCGATGACCCTCCGATTACTTTGCAtgagattttcaaatttttttaatataaaatcgattggtcccattttctttttttaagttttcagtTCACATatcagaattttttatttatgtattttaaattttttatttttaaacacaaatcgaatAATtcgaatataaaaattaaaagattcggATGGTCCAATTTATATACCTCTAAAAAATTGAATagtttaatttttactttttaaattaaattatcccacaattcaaaaaatattatagtaatttataatttaaaaaaatactattattaatCTAACATAAAAAAAAGTGTGCTTGTCTAAGTAGATAATTAGACGTATTTTAATATGTGAAATGTTGTtaaataaaatctatttttttctaattaGCATCAGTTTGCCTTTCTCTcgtgcatgcatatatatatatatgaaaggtTTAAATGTTgataaaattaatcataaaaaataaagatagtttagtcattttaattaatttttaacagaattaataaaagtttaatgatttatcatttttgtctaattttttatggatacaatttaactttatttttttatagtcgGTTTTGTGAGCATTCAAATTTTTCATGGTTAGAAATGGATATTTACGTGGTGAAAACTCATCTATAGTCGATTTTACATGAAGTTATTTTTGGATGGTTGACACGTATTACCATTTAgtctaaaaaaatcaatttattttatacaaataatttaaaaaaaaaactgtttgGAGAGATCAAATAACcactttaaaaaaattcaattctttATGTATATTATCCCTAAATCTTTAAATAATGACGAATTTGGTACgttcttttttttcatcttttttgactaatctttctttaaatttatcttttactcttatttatttatttttcgtcaaatatatatacaaattatttaaaaatataaaatttagtattatgaaaaaacaaaattcatatttttttgtctATAAAGAAatggtgaaaaagaaaaaattaggaatcgaaaaagaaaagagaaaaaaattataattcacaTAGAAGGAAGAAACCGAATTTGCGATacgaacaaaaaattataaatggtatcgtatatatctattttttctatttctgtTCCTATATTCCTTAGGagctttgttttgttttcaatgaCTCAAATTTTCGGTCGTTAAATTTATTCTCTAACACAGATTTTAAATTAAGTTGTAAAAATATGTTCAATTACAACTTTACagttaaattaaatttcataGTAATTAACCAATTAGCTTTCATATTAGTTATGAAAAATCGGAAGATAATAAATTTCAAAAGTGCaacgaaaaagaagagagtaaaaaTAACTGTTTGATCtaacttaaattatttttttaattaaattatttgtataaaataaattaattttttttaaaccaaatgaGGTTGCCCTTCTGAATTCAGCCTCCAAGAGACGTTCGAGAAGTATATGTCTGCAAGAATCTAATCATGCCTTCAATCGCCACTCATCTTCTCACTGTAGgagtataataaaataatttattattatcataTTTAACATTATCTTTTTAttagagttatttattttttttagtttttatctttatttttgtggCTCATTGTTTTTGTTATGGAAGCTGTGAATATGTCGTGCGTGGTTATGAATTTTAGAAGTGATAGACTAGTTTGTGGGACAGCTTTTGCTCAGCTTTAGCGTAAAGAAATTAGACCATTTGATTTCTTTGGGGGACAAATTTTGTAAGCAAATCGGAGGGTCTGTTTTTCATGGAggaaaaatttgaattttcagataACTAATCGTACCGTTCATTTTGTATATACATACACACACATAAATCGATTAGTGTAAGCTAATTcaaaaataacatataataataaaatcgGACCATCAGATTTGATTTTccgaaaattatatatatatgaaggtGTGTAACGCGTAAACAGCTGATGAAATCCaatctttttcatcttcttcgacttgctcttcttctttcttatgcTCTTGTGTCTCTCTAGTTGgctttgaagaaaaaaaattgatagtGAAGTTTCTGTTTCTGTTTAAGTGAGTGAGAGAAATGGATGATAGAGTCCTTTTGAAAGTGTAgtattttggtcagattttgttgCGAACATCTGAAagagtaaaatttatttgtgaagattcattagatattgttattcccttcacaatctcatttgaagagctTAAAGGTAtaatttgtgagaagatagattcggagatgtcaagaaaaatatcatgtattttaTATAGATATCTCATACCAGTATTTGGTGGATTTGTtcaatttcaaatcaaatatataaCAGATGAAGCGAgtatgcaagagatgttttcaatgtatattgaaagtTGTGCTCAAATCTTGTTCATCGAGTTGTACATTGAATTCGAACAATTTGAGGCCGACCGAAATATTTTACGGGAAGATTACAATAGTGATAATGAGGAAGAGTTCGAAAATAATTACGAAGTTATTAGTCCAAAcggagatgaagatcaaggtgaAGGCACTATGGCTCCGAATGTGATAGATGTGGCAAATGCACTCGCAAACGAAGTGCCGTTTGAAGAGCCATCTTTCATGCGAGTTTTGGATTTGGAAATCATGCATGCTCCGGAGTTTCTGGAATATATGAGTGCAGGTACGTAATTACGTATATTTATAAGAAGAATTAGAATTTTGTAATAGTTGATATTGATCGATGGACCAAATAATTAAGTGACTTGTGAAAATATACTTAATTAGCATTTGTAAAAGTGTTTATTTAGTCAAgtttaagataataatatttttagttaattagtatTTAGGAATcagtatttatttagttatttagttaattagtatttattaattagtatttattttagtatttatgaagttagttagttgattagtatttatttttagttatttagttaatgTGTATTTATTAATCAGTATTTATTAAtgtgtttatgtttttattttgttaagattGAGATAATAACctaatgtaaaatttatttatatcattATTGATGTTATGAGTactgatttacttttaatttcgGTTTTTAAATAATCGTGCATTAAATACTTATGGTATGGCTGCCGTCATGGCAGAAGTTTCTAttgtcgcagatggtgaattCGCCGTGAGGATGGAATTTAGTTGTAGGGAAGCTGTTATTAAGGCAATGAAAAAGTATACCCTCCGAAGAAGTGTAGACTACCGGGTGTATGAGTCGgagccgttgacattttatgccaagtgtacacagtacgggtcagggtgtgattggcttatcagagTTAACATGATCAGCAGAAAGTACGATTAGGTTATAAGGAGATATAACGGCAGTCACACTTGTACCAGAGCCACCATTTTTTGCGAGTATGAAGTGTGTTACCAGCGTTTAGGAGAGCGAGGCGAGGCCTACACTAACTGGTTAAACCGTGTTCCCCGCGAACAGTATGCGTTGGCATCCGACGGTAGTTACCGATGGGGTTACATGACGACAAATCTAGTGGAATGCATCAACTCAGTCTTGAATGGTGCACGCAATCTCTCCATCACTGTACTTGTGAAAGCAACATTCTACAAACTTAATGAGTTGTTCACTTGGAAAAGAGTTGAGGCGGAGGCTCGGATTAATACTGGCCATTTGTTTTTGAGCTTGTGACCTCAAAATTGCATGCAAATCAACCTGCAACAGGAAACATCCAGGTTAATTGTTGCAATAGGCAGAATGAAGTCTTTGAAGTGCGTGAGATGTCAAATGGACTGGAGTATGCTGTCGACCTCCGTTGTCAATGATGTGACTGGGGTGAGTTCCAGGTGGACCGGATTTCTTGTCGACATGTGTTTGCATATTGTGCAAATCAACGACTAGATTGGCAAGTATATGTGCATGACGTTTATAAGATGGACCAAGTTAGACAGGTTTATTGAGCTAGGTTTAGGCCACTCGAAAATCCTACTACGTGACCTTCTTACAACGGTCCTCGATTCGTACCGAATCTGTACCTGAGACGCGTTACCAAAGATCGCCCTAGGATGACGCacttcttgaatgagatggacacgcGAATGTTACGTCGTCTTAGGCGATGTAGGCAATGTGGGGTTGAGGGACACAATCGTAGAAGATGCTGTCAAACAGGTGGTCCAAGTGCCGACAATAATGCGCAGTAGAATTATATTTTATGGTATTTGAAACATTGTAACTTATGTCAATGTACTCTATGAAATATCTGACTTTAGATTCTGTCCATACAGTTTACAATATTCGAAACATTATAACTTGTCCAAGTATTCCATCATATGCATAGTAATGATACATATAATAGTTAAATGAAACTTAGAAAAGTTAATTCAAACATAGAATAGTTAATTGGTACTTAGGAAAGTTAACTCATACATAGAATAGTGAACTGATACTTGGAAAAGATAACTGATACAAAGAGAAAATTAACTACGCCACAACTACTTTCTCGTTGCCCACTTTACACCTTTCACAAGATTCTTGCATTTTTTGGCAGCCTTTTTGAACACAGATGGAGTGTATCGACTAGTGCTATGACGCGGCAGATCAACCCTGAGATTGTAGCATTTGCCTGTCTCATCTGGAGTACATGCGTCACCTGTATATAATATAATCAGACCATGCAAGTATATAATATAATCAATCCTAACCAAGATACCATAAATGAAACAACATCAATTGACCAAACAAGTATATAATATAATCAATCCTACCCAAGATACCATACATGAATATAATAACATCAATTGACCAAACAAGTAAAGCAGTAATAGGACCTGCATCATTACGGGATTCTTCATCCTCGTTCATGTCCTCATCTTCATCCTCCTCCAtgtcctcatcctcatcctccTCTTCGTCCTCGTCATCTGGTTCATCCACTAGATACTCATCAGTCTCATGCTCAAGTGTCTTAACATTTTCTTCAATCAGAGTCATCGAAACACGGTGAGAGTTTTGACTATTAAGAATTCCTCGACCACCGTCACTCCTACTAGAATCACCAGATACCAACCCTTCAGAAACACCCAAGGAAGTGCAATATGGATGCCTCGCATCGAAGGAATACCTACCCGCGATGAAATCAGGCTGATAGCCATATTGTACTTGGTCGGCATTTGAAGCCATGAACCTAAGTAACTGGCTAAAAGAACCTCCGTCTCCTGAGTCAAACTATGGCGTACTCCAATACTGTTGATGTATTAGGAACGATGGGGTAAATTGTGTTTGAGGTATA
Encoded here:
- the LOC112747763 gene encoding uncharacterized protein, which codes for MLSVKTYSIRCGVQYKVVESNYRKYIGKCKEFGNGCTWLIKINLSHRKGIWEVKRYNGPYTCLATSISSDHRILDYHVISAFILPMVRADVAVCIKVLLNTTEAHFGFRPTYRRIWLAKQKTVAHIYGDWDELYNELLQWVLGVQMKMPGNVVVLRTNPVRVGGQVNQSQAYFHWLVWTFPPCIEAFRHCKPLVSINGTHLYGKYRGTLLVVIAQDRNSNILPIAFALVEGENAKSWSFFLSHIRQHVTPQSGILVISDRHNGIKATLESPDGGWLPPASYRTICIRHAAYRALYTS
- the LOC112747764 gene encoding protein MAIN-LIKE 1-like, producing the protein MGDNPDRLYRLDGVVHIAGVINEEPHRCITSMRWQQGMRLNERIVPYLQMVGVYHLARLNETWFRLDEPLISAFIERWCLETHTFHMPFGECTISLQDVAYQLGLPIDEHYVSDFLTDFEQYIKGGRPAWAWFEELMSILPPANCIDKFVVRCS